From a region of the Corythoichthys intestinalis isolate RoL2023-P3 chromosome 7, ASM3026506v1, whole genome shotgun sequence genome:
- the jun gene encoding transcription factor AP-1: MYTKMETTFYDDSLNGAGYGYSGSKALKHNMTLNLSDPAGSLKPHLRARASDLLTSPDVGLLKLASPELERLIIQSSNGLITTTPTPTQFLCPKNVTDEQEGFAEGFVRALAELHHQHMPGVSVPSAAPPSVAGVAVYSGSMRSDSPVYEDLNTFQPAISTVSSPSYTTSVPSYTSTALSYSSTAPSASFPIYAQPSSSSSSSSTSSSHLPLLATLKEEPQTVPEMPGETPPLSPIDMESQERIKAERKRMRNRIAASKCRKRKLERISRLEDKVKSLKSQNSELASTANMLREQVAQLKQKVMNHVNSGCQLMLTQQLQTF, encoded by the coding sequence ATGTATACGAAGATGGAAACTACTTTCTACGACGATTCGCTCAACGGTGCCGGCTACGGGTACAGCGGCTCCAAAGCGCTGAAACACAACATGACGCTGAACTTGTCCGACCCCGCCGGTAGCCTGAAGCCTCACCTCCGGGCCCGGGCCAGCGACCTGCTCACCTCCCCGGACGTGGGCTTGCTGAAGCTAGCCTCTCCGGAGCTGGAGCGACTCATCATCCAGTCGAGTAACGGGCTGATCACCACCACGCCGACGCCGACTCAGTTCTTGTGCCCCAAGAACGTCACCGACGAGCAGGAGGGCTTCGCCGAGGGCTTCGTGCGCGCACTGGCTGAGCTCCACCACCAGCACATGCCTGGGGTGAGCGTCCCCTCGGCGGCGCCGCCGTCCGTAGCCGGGGTGGCCGTGTATAGCGGCAGCATGCGCTCGGACTCGCCGGTTTATGAGGATTTAAACACTTTCCAGCCTGCTATCAGCACCGTGTCGTCTCCGAGTTACACCACATCGGTCCCGAGTTACACCAGCACGGCTCTGAGCTATAGCAGCACGGCCCCAAGCGCGTCCTTCCCGATTTACGCCCAgccatcctcttcctcctcctcttcatccACTTCCTCCTCCCATCTGCCACTGCTCGCCACGCTCAAGGAGGAGCCGCAAACAGTGCCCGAGATGCCGGGTGAGACGCCTCCGTTATCCCCCATCGACATGGAGAGCCAGGAGCGCATCAAGGCCGAGCGCAAGCGCATGCGCAACCGCATCGCCGCCTCCAAGTGCCGCAAGAGGAAGCTGGAGCGCATCTCGCGGCTGGAGGACAAAGTCAAGAGCCTCAAGTCGCAAAACTCTGAACTGGCGTCTACAGCTAACATGTTGCGAGAGCAGGTGGCGCAACTTAAGCAGAAAGTGATGAACCACGTCAACAGTGGATGTCAACTCATGTTGACGCAGCAGCTCCAGACCTTCTGA